Genomic DNA from Nocardioides aquaticus:
TTGGCCGAGAACGCCTCCCCGAACGGCGGCACGGTGGCCGCTCGAGCGGCGTAAGAGCCGCCCAGGCCGCCCGTGGCCGAACGACGTCCAGCCGGTGCGGTCAACACGACCAGCGCCGCGGTGATCGCTCCCGCGCCTCCCACGGACCTAGGAGACCGGGTGGACCCGGCCCCCGAGAAGCACCTGGCAACGGAAGGCGGAGCACCGTGCAGCGAGAACGTCGACGAGACCCCTACCCCTGGACCTGGGAGATCCCCCTGGGCGTGGCTCTGGCGGGGGGATTCGCCATCGTCATCGGCCTGCAGCTGGGTCGCTCGATGGCCAATCTCGTCGCCGGCGCCGGCTGGACCTGGCCCGACCCAGCCACGACCTCTGACGCGGGGCAGTTCACCTCGCCGATCGGCTCCGCCTTCTGGGCCAGCCTGCCTGGCGTCGTCACCGGCGACTCCAGCGCCGGCCTGGCCGAGCAGGAGGCCAGCAACCGCGGGCTCGCCGGTCCTTCCTTGACGTGGGGCTGCCTGGCCGCCACGGAGGTCCTCGTCGTCGTCGCGCTCGGCTGGCTGGCGATCTTCGTGCTCCAGCGTTGGGGACCCGGCCGCATGCGAGGCATGGCCACCTCAGCCGAGGCCGAGCGGATGCTTGGAGCTACCAGGCTCCACAAGGTCGCCGGCATCGTCCGCCCGGACCTCCACGGGAAGCACGCCAGCCCCGCGTTCACGACCTCTCTCGAAGGATCGGCCGGCCGCGTCCAGCGCACACCCGGCGACGTATCCCTCGACGTAGCCGAGCAACCCGGGCCGTACCTCGGCCGCGGGCTGAGCCCGTGGCTGGTAGCCGGCCGAGGAACCAAGGAGAAGCGATGAACGCCCAGACCCCGCGCCAGACACCACTTGGCGGCACCATCACGCCGCAGACTCCCGGGGCGGCGTCATGAAGCTGCGATTCGACCCATGGGACGTCGGCTGGCGCATCGGAGACGCCCACGAGCCTCGCGGCGGCGAGCTGTGGGTCCCGTGGGACCGCACCGCCGGCGTGATCGGCCCGCAGGGCTCCGGCAAGACCCTCGACCTGCTCACCCCAGCACTCCTCGGTGCCCCCGGAGCCGCGCTGGTGACGCTCACGAAGGTCGAGGACCTGCTGCTCAGCCTCACCGAACGCTCCCGCGACGACCGGCCCTGCGTCGTGCTCGACCCGCTAGGGCTCGCCGAGGGGATCTGGGGCCACGGCGTCGACGAGCTGACCTGGGACCCGATCGCCGGGTGCGTCGACCCCAAGGTGGCCGAGCGCCGCGCCAAGGCCTTCACCGCCGGCACCGTCAAGGGTGCGATCAACGGCGGCACCGGCGACGAGGCAGCCCGGTTCTACGCCGCAGAGTCGGCCAAGGTGCTGCAGGGCTACTTCCACGCCGCGGCGCTGACCGGCAAGACGCTCGAGGACGTGCTGCAGTGGATCGCCAACCCGACCGCAGCCTCACAACCGATGGAGATCCTGCGCCGACACCCGCACGCCGAACCGTTCTGGCACGGCCTACTCCACGGTGCGCTCAACGGCGACGACCGCACCGCCGGCAACACAATCACCACGGTGCAGCAGGCGGTCTCCCTGTTCTTCCAGGCCGAAACCCGCCGCCGCTGCATCCCCGGCCACCGACGGCCTGCGACCGACCTCGCCGACGTGATCCGGCGCCGCGGCACCATCTACCTCCTCGGCCGCGAAGACCCCTACGCGAGCGCTAGCCCGCTGATGACTGCCGTCACCGAGCACGTGCTGGACACCGGACTGCTGCTGGCCAACAGCTCCCCGTGGGGCGGGCGGCTGTGCCCACCGCTGGTCTCGGTGCTCGACGAGCTGCCATCGACCGCGCCGCTGCCGACCCTGCGCACCCGGATGGCCAACGAACGCGCCCTCGGACTCTCGTTCATCTGGGCCGCGCAGACCCGGCCACAGCTGACCAGCATCTTCGGTGAGCACGAGGCCCGGTCGCTGCTCGGCCTCACCAACACCCTGGTCATGTTCGGCGGGTCCAAAGACGTCCAGTTCAACCAGGAGATCTCCGACCTCCTCGGCACGGTCCGCGTCGGCCGCGTCACCCACCAGGCCGGTGGAACCCACGGCGGCGGCCGCAGCTACTCCGCGGACGACATCCCGATCATGCGACCCGAGGAAGTCCGCCAGCTGCCCGAGCGCCAGGCGCTCGTGATCGCCGAGAACGGCAAACCGATCATCGCCAAGCTCCACCGCTGCGTCGAAGGCAAGGCCGGTGCCCGTCTGCTCGCCGACCAGCGAACGCTGCGCCAGGAACTAACCAGCGACCGGCGCATGGTCGTCACCCCCAACGCCCGCGCGGCCGCCGCCCTCGCCGAGGCGCGGCGCCTCGGCTTCGTCGACGACGACACCGACCACGTCACCACCCACGGCGACAACCGCGCAAGGACCGGGCGGTGACCAGCCCCCAGCACAGCCGCCGGACGGCCTCGACGTCGATGGTGTTCGCGTTCCCGACTCCGGGTGAGGAAGTCCGGCTGGCCTACCGCGAGCTCCACATCGCAGTCAACGGCTCAGAGGAGCAGAAGCGAGCGCTGGGCAACCACGCGCTGCTGCCGCGGCCGTGGGAGCCGGCGAGCTGCCTGGACCCGGATCTGCGGCACGCGCTGTGGGAGTGGTTCGAGGCAGTCGTGATCTGGCTCAACCACGACTACTCCTGGGACGTCGCGGGGCTCATCCCCAGCTGCTGGCCGCTCCACCCGCACCTGGTTCACGAGATCGCCGTGCTCGCCGACCAGCGTCGACGAGCCGGCCTGGCGATGACCAGCGACGCGCTCGAGGAGTGGCACCGCTACTGCCTTCCGGCCTTCACCGACCGGATGCGAAACCGCCTGCGCGCGCACTGCGACGACGACCACAAGGGTTGGCCGGCCAAACCGCGGCATAGCGAGCACATGGCCGAAGCCGCCACCGAGCGCCGGGAGAACGCCTTCGCCCACGACGTCGACGCCCTGCTCGCCAGCCAGCGCCGCGCCGACGACCAGTCGACCCGACGCGATGGGCCGCCTCGGCTCGGCCTGGTCGACCTCGACACCGGCGAGATCCAAGACGACGAGCAGCCCGGTGCGCAGAAGCGCACCCGCACCGAGAAGGGACCCCGCAAGTGACTCAGGGAATGACGCAGGAAACGACTCGGCGATCGAACGCCGCGACGATGTCGATCATCGAGCGCTCCCAGGCCATCGGACGCGCTCAGCGCGCACTCAAGGCCCTGGGGGAGCACCCCCGCTCGAGCAAGAAGGAACTCGGTCACGCACGCGAGCACCTGAACGCCTGCTACTCCCACGGCTCGGGCGACCACGTCTGGGACGCGGTGTCGAAGGTGGAGACGATGGCCGAGCGACGCTTCGGAGTGCCGAGCCCGGACGAACAGGACCACGCGGTCGAGTCGAGCCGTGAGACCTCGGACCCTGAGGGGCCTGCGACACACCGCCGTGGTCGCTCCGCGGAGGTCCGCGCTGTCCCGTGGTCGACGCCGCCCGATGCCGCCACGCGGCCAGCGCCCACCGCGACACCATGAACGGTCCCTCAGCGCGACCGACGGCCCGAATCGGTCTCAGCACGCCGCTGAGAGACACGATTCACCGTCCAACGACCGCCCCCGAGCGGCCCGCCTGCGTGGGAGCGATTCTACCGAGGCGACGCGACGGCGCTAGAAGCCATGTCCGAACCGGCCCGCGACGCGGCCCTCATCCTGCTGACCGTCGCCTATCTCGGCGGTGCCGTGCTGTTGCTCGTGGCGCTGGCCAAGGTCCTCCTTGCCTGGGCGACCAGTTGGCGACCAGCCAAGGACGACGACGACCCGGGTGACATCGACGGCCTGCGACAGCTGGCCGCCACAGCGATGGCCGCGGTGGCGTCACGCGCGAGTGTGGCGGCGCCCGCCGTCGACGTCGTCGCGGTCCTCGGAGCGCCACTCGCCAACAGCGGGGGGCCAGTGACTGGCGATGGCGGCCTGGCCGTCACGCGGTTCCGCGTCGGCCGCCCGCCCACCGTTGTGTTCGCGACCCCTGCGCTGACTGGGCTGAGTCCCGCCGCGGTGCACAGTTTGGCTGCCCACGAGCTAGCGCACGTGATCCGCCGCGAACACGGCTCGGCCGCGGGCCGCTACGTGTGGCTGGTCGGCTATCTGGTGCTGATGGTGGCCGGCGCCGGTCTCAGCGTGACCGCGCTGGCGACGTCACCGCAGCTGGGCGGCCTGGCGCTGATGGCCACGCTGGCCACCGCAGTCATGTTCCTGGGCCTCCAGGTCGCCTTCGACCGGCGCGAGGAGATCGCCGCAGACCTGTTCGCAGCCGAACTGACCCACGACCTCGAGGCGGCCGCCGAGCTGATGCGGTTCCTCGACGAGTACGTGACAAGGCCGCTGCTCGATGGGCGGTCCGCTCGAGCAGTGACCCGCCTCGATCGACGCTGGTTCGCAACTCACCCACCGGCAACGGCGCGGCTCGCGGCGATGCGCAGCCACCTGGTTCACCGGCACGGACGGT
This window encodes:
- a CDS encoding type IV secretory system conjugative DNA transfer family protein — encoded protein: MKLRFDPWDVGWRIGDAHEPRGGELWVPWDRTAGVIGPQGSGKTLDLLTPALLGAPGAALVTLTKVEDLLLSLTERSRDDRPCVVLDPLGLAEGIWGHGVDELTWDPIAGCVDPKVAERRAKAFTAGTVKGAINGGTGDEAARFYAAESAKVLQGYFHAAALTGKTLEDVLQWIANPTAASQPMEILRRHPHAEPFWHGLLHGALNGDDRTAGNTITTVQQAVSLFFQAETRRRCIPGHRRPATDLADVIRRRGTIYLLGREDPYASASPLMTAVTEHVLDTGLLLANSSPWGGRLCPPLVSVLDELPSTAPLPTLRTRMANERALGLSFIWAAQTRPQLTSIFGEHEARSLLGLTNTLVMFGGSKDVQFNQEISDLLGTVRVGRVTHQAGGTHGGGRSYSADDIPIMRPEEVRQLPERQALVIAENGKPIIAKLHRCVEGKAGARLLADQRTLRQELTSDRRMVVTPNARAAAALAEARRLGFVDDDTDHVTTHGDNRARTGR
- a CDS encoding M48 family metalloprotease, whose protein sequence is MSEPARDAALILLTVAYLGGAVLLLVALAKVLLAWATSWRPAKDDDDPGDIDGLRQLAATAMAAVASRASVAAPAVDVVAVLGAPLANSGGPVTGDGGLAVTRFRVGRPPTVVFATPALTGLSPAAVHSLAAHELAHVIRREHGSAAGRYVWLVGYLVLMVAGAGLSVTALATSPQLGGLALMATLATAVMFLGLQVAFDRREEIAADLFAAELTHDLEAAAELMRFLDEYVTRPLLDGRSARAVTRLDRRWFATHPPATARLAAMRSHLVHRHGR